One genomic window of Acidobacteriota bacterium includes the following:
- the ilvN gene encoding acetolactate synthase small subunit produces MRHTISLLVENEYGMLTRVAGLFSARGYQIDTLNVAPTLEEGVSRMTLTTHGNDHVIQQILQQSHKLIKVLEVTDMTAAPHVEREMVMLTVNAHVGEQRREVLSLVEIFRAKVVDVSNDAFILEMTGNAEKVNAFIELLKPIGILDIVRTGPVAMTRVAHIKAQKVKDDDEEFSELTLNEKV; encoded by the coding sequence ACTCCTTGTCGAAAACGAATACGGAATGCTGACCCGCGTGGCAGGCTTGTTCAGTGCGCGCGGCTACCAAATAGACACGCTGAATGTTGCGCCGACGCTGGAAGAAGGCGTTTCGCGCATGACGCTGACGACTCACGGCAACGATCATGTGATTCAGCAAATCCTGCAACAATCGCACAAACTCATCAAAGTCCTTGAAGTCACCGATATGACCGCCGCTCCACACGTCGAGCGCGAAATGGTTATGTTGACCGTAAATGCTCACGTTGGTGAACAGCGGCGAGAGGTTTTGAGTCTGGTCGAAATCTTCCGCGCGAAAGTCGTGGATGTATCGAACGACGCCTTCATTTTGGAAATGACCGGCAACGCCGAAAAGGTGAACGCTTTCATCGAACTGCTCAAACCGATTGGCATCCTGGACATTGTTCGCACCGGCCCGGTGGCAATGACGCGCGTCGCTCACATCAAAGCCCAAAAAGTGAAAGACGATGACGAAGAGTTTTCCGAGCTGACACTCAACGAAAAAGTTTGA